Proteins co-encoded in one Setaria viridis chromosome 9, Setaria_viridis_v4.0, whole genome shotgun sequence genomic window:
- the LOC117837054 gene encoding uncharacterized protein, translating to MEAQNVEVAALVHKIAGLHAAIAKLPSLSPSPQVDALFTDLVMACVPPSPVDVTKLDPEAQRMREELIRLCSDAEGHLEAHYSDMLNAFDNPLDHLGRFPYFSNYINLSKLEYDLLVRYIPGLAPSRVAFVGSGPLPFSSLVLAARHLPNTVFDNYDRSGAANDRARKLVRADEDLRKRMAFHTVDVANLTDELGKYDVVFLAALVGMAAEDKAKVVAHLGRHMADGAALVVRSAHGARGFLYPIVDPEDIRRGGFDVLTVYHPDDEVINSVIVARKIDANANMEVAALVQKITSLHAAITKLPSLSPSPDVDRLFTELVMACVPPSPVDVTKLAPDAQKMREELIRLCSDAEGHLEAHYSDMLNAFDNPLDHLSRFPYFSNYINLSKLEYDLLVRYIPGLAPSRVAFVGSGPLPFSSLVLAARHLPNTVFDNYDRSGAANDRARKLVRADEDLRKRMTFHTVDVANLTDELGKYDVVFLAALVGMAAEDKAKVVAHLGRHMADGAALVVRSAHGARGFLYPIVDPEDIRRGGFDVLTVYHPDDEVINSVIVARKIDANANMEVAALVQKITSLHAAITKLPSLSPSPDVDRLFTELVMACVPPNPVDVTKLAPDAQKMREELIRLCSDAEGHLEAHYSDMLNAFDNPLDHLSRFPYFSNYINLSKLEYDLLVRYIPGLAPSRVAFVGSGPLPFSSLVLAARHLPNTVFDNYDRSGAANDRARKLVRADEDLRKRMTFHTVDVANLTDELGKYDVVFLAALVGMAAEDKAKVVAHLGRHMADGAALVVRSAHGARGFLYPVVDPEDICRGGFDVRAVYHPDDEVINSVIIARKMGAHGNGLQNGQHANARGAVPIVSPPCKCCKVEASALQKREEMAAKELSI from the coding sequence ATGGAGGCCCAAAACGTGGAGGTTGCTGCCCTGGTGCACAAGATCGCCGGCCTCCACGCCGCCATCGCCAAGCTGCCGTCCCTGAGCCCATCACCCCAAGTCGACGCGCTCTTCACCGACCTCGTCATGGCCTGCGTCCCGCCGAGCCCCGTCGACGTGACCAAGCTTGATCCCGAGGCCCAGAGGATGCGGGAGGAGCTCATCCGCCTCTGCTCCGACGCCGAGGGCCACCTCGAGGCGCACTACTCCGACATGCTCAACGCCTTCGACAACCCGCTCGACCACCTCGGCCGCTTCCCCTACTTCAGCAACTACATCAACCTGAGCAAGCTGGAGTACGACCTCCTGGTCCGCTACATCCCTGGCCTCGCGCCTTCCCGCGTCGCCTTCGTCGGGTCCGGCCCCTTGCCGTTCAGCTCGCTCGTGCTCGCGGCGCGCCACCTGCCCAACACGGTGTTCGACAACTATGATCGGAGCGGCGCTGCCAACGACCGTGCGCGGAAGCTGGTCCGCGCGGACGAGGACCTGCGCAAGCGGATGGCCTTCCACACGGTCGACGTCGCCAACCTGACCGACGAGCTCGGCAAGTACGACGTCGTCTTCCTGGCCGCGCTCGTCGGCATGGCCGCCGAGGACAAGGCCAAGGTGGTGGCGCACCTCGGCAGGCACATGGCCGATGGCGCGGCCCTCGTCGTGCGGAGCGCGCACGGGGCTCGTGGATTCCTGTACCCCATCGTCGATCCCGAGGACATCCGCCGCGGCGGGTTCGACGTGCTGACCGTGTACCACCCGGACGATGAGGTGATCAACTCTGTGATCGTCGCGCGCAAGATCGACGCCAATGCGAACATGGAGGTTGCTGCTCTCGTCCAGAAGATTACCAGCCTCCACGCCGCCATCACCAAGTTGCCATCGCTGAGCCCGTCCCCCGACGTCGACAGGCTGTTCACCGAGCTCGTCATGGCCTGCGTCCCGCCGAGCCCCGTCGACGTGACCAAGCTTGCCCCGGACGCGCAGAAGATGAGAGAGGAGCTCATCCGCCTCTGCTCCGACGCCGAGGGCCACCTCGAGGCGCACTACTCCGACATGCTCAACGCCTTCGACAACCCACTCGACCACCTCAGCCGCTTCCCCTACTTCAGCAACTACATCAACCTGAGCAAGCTGGAGTACGACCTCCTGGTCCGCTACATCCCTGGCCTCGCGCCTTCCCGCGTCGCCTTCGTCGGGTCTGGCCCCTTGCCGTTCAGCTCGCTCGTGCTCGCGGCGCGCCACCTGCCCAACACGGTGTTCGACAACTATGATCGGAGCGGCGCTGCCAACGACCGTGCGCGGAAGCTGGTCCGCGCGGACGAGGACCTGCGCAAGCGGATGACCTTCCACACCGTCGACGTCGCCAACCTGACCGACGAGCTCGGCAAGTACGACGTCGTCTTCCTGGCCGCGCTCGTCGGCATGGCCGCCGAGGACAAGGCCAAGGTGGTGGCGCACCTCGGCAGGCACATGGCCGATGGCGCGGCCCTCGTCGTGCGGAGCGCGCACGGGGCTCGTGGGTTCCTGTACCCCATCGTCGATCCCGAGGACATTCGCCGCGGCGGGTTCGACGTGCTGACCGTGTACCACCCGGACGATGAGGTGATCAACTCTGTGATCGTCGCGCGCAAGATCGACGCCAATGCGAACATGGAGGTTGCTGCTCTCGTCCAGAAGATTACCAGCCTCCACGCCGCCATCACCAAGTTGCCATCGCTGAGCCCGTCCCCCGACGTCGACAGGCTGTTCACCGAGCTCGTCATGGCCTGCGTCCCGCCGAACCCCGTCGACGTGACCAAGCTTGCCCCGGACGCGCAGAAGATGAGAGAGGAGCTCATCCGCCTCTGCTCCGACGCCGAGGGCCACCTCGAGGCGCACTACTCCGACATGCTCAACGCCTTCGACAACCCACTCGACCACCTCAGCCGCTTCCCCTACTTCAGCAACTACATCAACCTGAGCAAGCTGGAGTACGACCTCCTGGTCCGCTACATCCCTGGCCTCGCGCCTTCCCGCGTCGCCTTCGTCGGGTCTGGCCCCTTGCCGTTCAGCTCGCTCGTGCTCGCGGCACGCCACCTGCCCAACACGGTGTTCGACAACTATGATCGGAGCGGCGCTGCCAACGACCGTGCGCGGAAGCTGGTCCGCGCGGACGAGGACCTGCGCAAGCGGATGACCTTCCACACGGTCGACGTCGCCAACCTGACCGACGAGCTCGGCAAGTACGACGTCGTCTTCCTGGCCGCGCTCGTCGGCATGGCCGCCGAGGACAAGGCCAAGGTGGTGGCGCACCTCGGCAGGCACATGGCCGACGGCGCGGCCCTCGTCGTGCGGAGCGCGCACGGGGCGCGCGGGTTCCTGTACCCCGTCGTCGACCCCGAGGACATCTGCCGTGGCGGGTTCGACGTGCGGGCCGTGTACCACCCGGACGACGAGGTGATCAACTCCGTCATCATCGCGCGCAAGATGGGCGCCCACGGGAACGGGCTCCAGAATGGGCAGCACGCGAacgcgcgcggcgcggtgcCGATCGTGAGCCCGCCGTGCAAGTGCTGCAAGGTGGAGGCGAGCGCGCTCCAGAagagggaggagatggcggcgaagGAGCTGTCCATTTGA
- the LOC117838444 gene encoding LOW QUALITY PROTEIN: probable glutamyl endopeptidase, chloroplastic (The sequence of the model RefSeq protein was modified relative to this genomic sequence to represent the inferred CDS: deleted 1 base in 1 codon; substituted 1 base at 1 genomic stop codon) produces MSDKTDAELSLDQLKILTSKESKTENTQYYLQTWLENKQVKIPNFPHPYPQLASLYKEMIRYQRKDGVQLTANLYLPPGYDPSKDGPLPCLVWSYPGEFKSKDAAGQVRCSPNEFPGIGATSPLLWLARGFAILSGPTIPIIGEGDEEANDRYVEQLVARAEAAVEEVVKRGVAHPDKIAVGGHSYGAFMTANLLAHASHLFCCGIARSGAYNRTLTPFGFQNEDRTLWEATSTYVEMSPFMSANKIKKPILLIHGEQDNNSGTLTMQXDRFFNALKGHGALSRLVILPFESHGYSARESIMHVLWETDRWLQNYCINSASKADSDSAADSENETLSASGGSAAREDLSPEGSSYLPRSLL; encoded by the exons ATGTCAGACAAAACTGATGCGGAACTGTCCCTTGATCAGTTAAAGATACTTACATCAAAAGAATCGAAAACAGAGAACACACAATATTACTTGCAGACCTGGCTAGAAAACAAGCAAGTAAAGATCCCGAATTTCCCGCATCCATATCCTCAGCTTGCTTCCTTGTACAAAGAAATGATAAGATACCAGCGGAAGGACGGAGTCCAACTTACAGCAAACTTATATCTGCCCCCAGGTTATGATCCATCAAAAGATGGACCTTTGCCATGTCTAGTTTGGTCCTACCCTGGTGAATTTAAAAGCAAAGATGCTGCTGGGCAAGTCCGTTGTTCCCCTAATGAATTTCCAGGGATTGGTGCCACATCCCCTCTTCTTTGGTTGGCTAGAGG GTTTGCTATTTTGTCAGGTCCAACAATCCCGATTATTGGTGAAGGTGACGAAGAGGCCAATGACAG GTACGTGGAACAACTAGTTGCAAGGGCAGAGGCTGCAGTTGAGGAAGTTGTTAAAAGAGGG GTGGCTCATCCTGATAAAATTGCTGTTGGTGGTCATTCATATGGTGCATTCATGACAGCTAATCTCTTAGCTCATGCTTCGCATCTTTTCTGCTGTGGGATTGCTCGTTCTGGAGCTTACAACAGGACT TTAACTCCATTTGGTTTTCAG AACGAGGATAGGACACTCTGGGAGGCAACAAGCACCTATGTTGAGATGAGCCCTTTCATGTCAGCAAACAAAATCAAGAAACCAATCCTACTTATCCATGGAGAGCAGGACAACAATTCTGGGACATTGACGATGCAG TGAGACCGATTCTTCAATGCCTTGAAAGGGCATGGTGCGCTGTCTCGTTTGGTGATACTTCCTTTTGAGAGCCACGGGTACTCTGCAAGGGAGAGTATTATGCACGTCCTCTGGGAGACTGATAGGTGGCTGCAGAACTACTGTATAAACAGTGCTAGCAAGGCTGACTCAGATTCAGCGGCTGACAGCGAAAACGAAACACTGTCAGCCAGTGGCGGCAGTGCAGCTCGTGAAGATCTGAGCCCTGAGGGATCCTCATATCTACCACGATCGCTTCTGTG A